Within the Mycobacterium gordonae genome, the region GGTTTCGGAGAAGTTGCTGGGCCAGTTCGTGGAATCCCTGGAAGCCGAGTTGGCCGCCAACGGCGCCACCGACGTCTCGGCGGCCGTCAACGGCGAAGAGCCCATCCCGGCCTGGCCGGTCAACCCTGTACCGGGCACCCGGCAGGCCCCGGAACCCGAGCCCATCGACCTACTCGAACTGGCCGGCGGCGATCAGCTGAAGAAGTACGGCGCGGCAGCGGCGGCGGTGCTCGCCGTGCTGGCCTTGCTCTGGCTGCTCCGGCGGCGCAACCGCGAGTGACTACCCCGGCCCTGCTGCGTGGCGTCGATCTGGCGGCGTTCGCGGTCGCCCTGGTGGCGCGGCTGCGTATCGCTGGTGTGTCCGTATCGCCAAGCGGTCAAACAACTTTCGTGCAGGCGCTGCAGCATCTGGCACCCGGCGAGCGGTCGTCACTGTATTGGGCCGCGCGGCTGAGCCTGGTCAATCGGATGGACGATCTGAGTGCCTTCGACGCGGTGTTCGCGGCCGTGTTCGGCGCCGGCGCGGCGGACGGGCGGGACAGCCCTTCGCTGCCGCTGCCGGGACCTCGCACTCCGGCGGCTGGGATCGTGCACCGCGGCGGCGTCCGGTCCAGCGCCGCCACGCAGCACTTGCCCTGGGCCACCGGAACCCCCGGCGGATCAGACGGTCACGCCGGTGTCCAGTTGCCGGAGTTGGCGCCCAGTCGCATCGCCGCGTTGACCGACGAGCCGTTCGACCGGTTCGATCCCGACGACTTGCGACTGCTCGGCGACTGGCTACGCCGATCGTTGCCGCACTGGCCCACCAGACGTGCCCTGCGATTCCAACTCAGCCCGCACGGCAAGCGGATCGATCTGCGCGCCACCATCAATGCCTCCCGCTCGACCGGTTGGGAGACCATCACCCTGGCGCGAACCCGACCGCACCGGCGGCTCCGACGGGTGGTGCTGGTCTGTGACGTAAGCCGGTCGATGCAGCCGTTCGCGACGGTGTACCTGCATCTGATGCGGGCGGTGATGGAGCGCCGGACGGGGATGCGGCCCGAGGTGTTCGCCTTCTCGACCTCGTTGACCCGCCTGACCGCGGTGCTGTCCCACCGGTCGACCGAGGCGGCCCTGGAACGGGCCAACGAACGGGTGACCGATCGCTACGGCGGAACCTTCATCGGTCGCAGCCTGAACGCGTTGCTGGCCGCCCCTGGCCACGGCAGCGCCGTCCGCGGAGCGGTGGTGATCATCGCCTCCGACGGCTGGGACAGTGATCCGCCGGAGGTGCTCGAACACGCGCTGATCAGGCTGCGCCGCCGTGCGCACCGGCTGGTATGGCTCAATCCCCGCGCGGCGCAACCTGATTACCAACCGCTGGCCGGTTCGATGGCTGCGGCGCTGCCGTTCTGCG harbors:
- a CDS encoding vWA domain-containing protein; translated protein: MTTPALLRGVDLAAFAVALVARLRIAGVSVSPSGQTTFVQALQHLAPGERSSLYWAARLSLVNRMDDLSAFDAVFAAVFGAGAADGRDSPSLPLPGPRTPAAGIVHRGGVRSSAATQHLPWATGTPGGSDGHAGVQLPELAPSRIAALTDEPFDRFDPDDLRLLGDWLRRSLPHWPTRRALRFQLSPHGKRIDLRATINASRSTGWETITLARTRPHRRLRRVVLVCDVSRSMQPFATVYLHLMRAVMERRTGMRPEVFAFSTSLTRLTAVLSHRSTEAALERANERVTDRYGGTFIGRSLNALLAAPGHGSAVRGAVVIIASDGWDSDPPEVLEHALIRLRRRAHRLVWLNPRAAQPDYQPLAGSMAAALPFCDLFLPGHTLTELQQVLWLLADPK